One region of Cyanobium sp. M30B3 genomic DNA includes:
- a CDS encoding GNAT family N-acetyltransferase, producing the protein MTTDALLTDLYGDRHRCCPVPDSPVQLVLSSERPIDLVELEQLCDAVGWSRRPLRRVRKALEHSLLRVGLWRHDPWLPKLVGFARCTGDGVVEATVWDVAVHPHYQGSGLGKALMAYVLDQLRQMEVERVSLFADPGVVGFYAGQGWDLEPGQRRCAFWYAP; encoded by the coding sequence GTGACCACCGACGCGCTGCTCACGGATCTCTACGGGGATCGCCACCGCTGCTGTCCGGTGCCGGACAGTCCCGTGCAGCTGGTGCTGAGCAGTGAGCGACCGATCGATCTGGTGGAACTGGAGCAGCTCTGTGATGCGGTGGGCTGGAGCCGCCGCCCCCTGCGCCGGGTGCGCAAGGCCCTGGAGCACAGCCTGCTGCGGGTGGGCCTGTGGCGCCACGACCCCTGGCTGCCCAAGCTGGTGGGCTTCGCCCGCTGCACCGGCGACGGGGTGGTGGAGGCCACCGTCTGGGATGTGGCGGTGCATCCCCACTACCAGGGAAGCGGGCTGGGCAAGGCGCTGATGGCCTATGTGCTCGACCAGCTGCGCCAGATGGAGGTGGAGCGGGTGAGCCTGTTCGCCGACCCCGGTGTGGTGGGCTTCTACGCCGGCCAGGGCTGGGACCTGGAACCCGGCCAGCGCCGCTGTGCCTTCTGGTATGCCCCCTGA
- a CDS encoding ABC transporter ATP-binding protein — protein MATLDRQRLRRLLPYLAEDRRRLLLSLVLLVPLAGAGAIQPLLVGQAISVLRGEPTLAWLQGLPTGQALHLLVLALLAAVLVRLALQGMQSYNVQAVGQRLTARIRDDLFAHAMALSLRFHDRTPVGKLLTRLTSDVDALAEVFGSGAVGVLADLVTLLVIAITMLSIEWRLGLLLLAAQVPVVFGMLWLQRRYRRANYRVREELSQLNADLQENLQGLEVVQMFRRERENSERFAVTADRYRRAVTGTILYDSAISAMIEWVALVAVAAVLALGGTMVTRGLLGLGTLTTFILFSQRLFDPLRQLAERFTQIQGGLTAVERIGELLEESVEIRDRPAALLGTPRARPRPPVAVSTLAGEAALEPAGEVVFEHVSFAYRPDEPILSDLSFRISPGEHVALVGPTGSGKTTVIRLLCRLYEPQAGRILLDGIDIRDLPQASLRQRLGVVLQDTFLFSGSVADNLRLDADIPSDRLRQLATELGLAPLLARLPDGLATELRERGGNLSSGERQLLAVARVAMRNPTVLVMDEATAFMDPSTEATLQRDLDRLLHQRTAIVIAHRLATVEAADRILVLRRGQLVEQGNHRQLRQAGGLYARLAELQERGLAAL, from the coding sequence ATGGCGACGCTCGACCGCCAGCGCCTGCGCCGCCTGCTGCCCTACCTGGCCGAGGACCGCCGCCGCCTGCTGCTCAGCCTGGTGCTGCTGGTGCCCCTGGCCGGCGCCGGCGCCATCCAGCCCCTGCTGGTGGGCCAGGCGATCTCCGTGCTGCGCGGCGAGCCCACCCTGGCCTGGCTGCAGGGCCTGCCCACGGGCCAGGCCCTGCACCTGCTGGTGCTGGCCCTGCTGGCGGCCGTGCTGGTGCGGCTGGCCCTGCAGGGGATGCAGAGCTACAACGTGCAGGCCGTGGGCCAGCGCCTCACCGCCCGCATCCGCGACGACCTGTTCGCCCACGCGATGGCCCTGTCGCTGCGCTTCCACGACCGCACGCCGGTGGGCAAGCTGCTCACCCGTCTCACCAGCGACGTCGATGCCCTGGCCGAGGTGTTCGGCAGCGGCGCGGTGGGGGTGCTGGCCGACCTGGTCACCCTGTTGGTGATCGCCATCACCATGCTCAGCATCGAGTGGCGGCTGGGCCTGCTGCTGCTCGCCGCCCAGGTGCCGGTGGTGTTCGGCATGCTCTGGCTGCAGCGCCGCTACCGGCGCGCCAACTACCGGGTGCGCGAGGAGCTCAGCCAGCTGAACGCCGACCTGCAGGAGAACCTGCAGGGGCTGGAGGTGGTGCAGATGTTCCGGCGCGAACGGGAAAACAGCGAGCGCTTCGCCGTCACCGCCGATCGCTACCGCCGCGCCGTCACCGGCACGATCCTCTACGACAGCGCCATCTCGGCGATGATCGAGTGGGTGGCGCTGGTGGCGGTGGCCGCCGTTCTGGCCCTGGGCGGCACGATGGTGACCCGCGGCCTTCTGGGCCTGGGCACGCTCACCACCTTCATCCTGTTCTCCCAGCGCCTGTTCGATCCCCTGCGCCAGCTGGCGGAGCGCTTCACCCAGATCCAGGGCGGGCTCACGGCCGTGGAGCGGATCGGCGAACTGCTCGAGGAGAGCGTCGAGATCCGGGACCGACCCGCGGCCTTGCTGGGCACGCCTCGCGCGCGCCCGCGCCCCCCCGTGGCCGTCTCCACCCTGGCTGGGGAGGCAGCCTTGGAGCCCGCCGGTGAGGTGGTGTTCGAGCACGTGAGCTTCGCCTACCGGCCCGACGAGCCGATCCTCAGCGACCTCTCCTTCCGGATCAGCCCTGGCGAGCACGTCGCCCTGGTCGGTCCCACCGGCTCCGGCAAGACCACGGTGATCCGCCTGCTCTGCCGGCTCTACGAACCCCAGGCCGGCCGGATCCTGCTGGATGGCATCGACATCCGCGACCTGCCCCAGGCGAGCCTGCGCCAGCGCCTGGGGGTGGTGCTGCAGGACACCTTCCTGTTCAGCGGCAGCGTGGCCGACAACCTGCGCCTCGATGCCGACATCCCCAGCGACCGGCTGCGCCAGCTGGCGACGGAACTGGGCCTGGCGCCCCTGCTGGCCCGCCTGCCCGACGGCCTGGCCACCGAGCTGCGCGAGCGTGGCGGCAACCTCTCCTCCGGCGAGCGCCAGTTGCTGGCTGTGGCCCGGGTGGCGATGCGCAACCCCACCGTGCTGGTGATGGACGAGGCCACGGCCTTCATGGATCCCTCCACCGAGGCCACCCTGCAGCGCGACCTCGACCGACTGCTACACCAGCGCACGGCGATCGTGATCGCCCACCGCCTGGCCACGGTGGAGGCCGCCGACCGCATCCTGGTGTTGCGCCGGGGCCAGCTGGTGGAACAGGGCAACCACCGCCAGTTGCGCCAGGCCGGCGGCCTCTACGCCCGGCTGGCGGAGCTGCAGGAGCGAGGGCTGGCGGCACTCTGA
- a CDS encoding ATP phosphoribosyltransferase: MIPSAAPITVALAKGALLKDSVRRFAAAGLDFGAVLDPDNRQLMVPSTCGSARALLVRNADVPVYVAYGQAQLGVVGYDVLREHQLPVAQLLNLGFGGCRMSVAVKASSPYRRAADLPAHCRVASKFTRCAEAYFEALDLPVELIHLAGSVELGPITGMSEAIVDLVATGRTLEENGLVAIEDLFHSTARLVGHPLSLRLDNGALQAIVDRLAACTVPARSR, translated from the coding sequence ATGATCCCGTCTGCAGCGCCCATCACCGTGGCCCTGGCCAAGGGGGCCCTGCTCAAGGACAGCGTGCGCCGCTTTGCGGCGGCGGGGCTGGATTTCGGCGCCGTGCTCGATCCCGACAACCGCCAGCTGATGGTGCCCAGCACCTGCGGCAGCGCCCGGGCCCTGCTGGTGCGCAATGCCGATGTGCCGGTGTACGTGGCCTACGGCCAGGCCCAGCTGGGGGTGGTGGGCTACGACGTGCTGCGCGAGCACCAGCTGCCCGTGGCCCAGCTGCTCAACCTGGGCTTCGGCGGCTGCCGCATGAGCGTGGCCGTCAAGGCCAGCAGCCCCTACCGCCGCGCCGCCGACCTGCCCGCCCACTGCCGTGTGGCCAGCAAGTTCACCCGCTGCGCCGAGGCCTACTTCGAAGCCCTCGACTTGCCGGTGGAGCTGATCCACCTGGCCGGATCGGTGGAACTGGGCCCGATCACCGGCATGAGCGAGGCGATCGTGGACCTGGTGGCCACCGGCCGCACCCTGGAGGAGAACGGCCTGGTGGCCATCGAAGACCTGTTCCACTCCACCGCCCGCCTGGTGGGCCACCCCCTCTCCCTGCGCCTGGACAACGGCGCCCTGCAGGCGATCGTGGACCGGCTGGCGGCCTGCACCGTTCCGGCCCGGAGCCGCTGA
- the gloB gene encoding hydroxyacylglutathione hydrolase: protein MAHAPAEPAPVHPPARAPQSTPKPLELWLIPVLRDNYVVVLQRGQRAVVVDPAVAEPVAAALQERGLELEAILQTHHHSDHIGGSPGLLRLWPQAAVVAAADDRERIPFQTVGVDDGDWISVLDEPVEVLAVPGHTRAHLAYWLPASNHLLCGDTLFVGGCGRLFEGTPEQMHASLQRLAALPEATQVWCAHEYTEANLRWAVAEAPGDGAIAARLAEVRRLRAAGQATVPSSIGLERRTNLFLRAGSAAELARLRRSKDQW from the coding sequence ATGGCTCACGCCCCAGCTGAACCCGCACCGGTGCACCCCCCGGCGCGGGCGCCCCAGTCCACCCCCAAGCCCCTGGAGCTCTGGCTGATCCCGGTGCTGCGCGACAACTACGTGGTGGTGCTGCAGCGGGGCCAGCGGGCAGTGGTGGTGGATCCGGCCGTGGCCGAACCGGTGGCGGCGGCCCTGCAGGAGCGGGGCCTGGAGCTGGAGGCGATCCTGCAGACCCACCACCACAGCGACCACATCGGCGGCAGCCCCGGCCTGCTGCGCCTCTGGCCGCAGGCGGCGGTGGTGGCCGCGGCCGATGACCGGGAGCGCATCCCCTTCCAGACCGTGGGCGTGGATGACGGCGACTGGATCTCGGTGCTGGATGAGCCGGTGGAGGTGCTGGCGGTGCCGGGCCACACCCGCGCCCATCTGGCCTACTGGTTGCCCGCCAGCAATCACCTGCTCTGCGGCGACACCCTGTTCGTGGGGGGCTGCGGCCGACTGTTCGAGGGCACGCCGGAGCAGATGCATGCCTCGCTGCAGCGCCTGGCGGCCCTGCCGGAGGCCACCCAGGTGTGGTGCGCCCATGAGTACACCGAGGCCAACCTCCGCTGGGCGGTGGCCGAGGCCCCCGGCGATGGGGCGATCGCAGCCCGGCTGGCGGAGGTGCGCCGCCTGCGGGCCGCGGGTCAGGCCACGGTGCCGAGCAGCATCGGCCTGGAGCGGCGCACCAACCTGTTTCTGCGGGCCGGCAGCGCCGCCGAACTGGCTCGGTTGCGCCGCAGCAAGGACCAGTGGTGA
- a CDS encoding Rid family detoxifying hydrolase — protein MSTSREPDSVSEAVVTAAAPAPVGPYNQAVKAAGLLFCSGQIALDPATGAMVGEGDVEAETRQVLANLEAVLRQAGVGPAQVVRTTVFLADLADFAKVNAIYAETFATAVAPARACVEVAALPKGARVEIDCIAVLAG, from the coding sequence ATGAGCACCTCCCGCGAACCCGACTCCGTTTCCGAAGCGGTGGTCACCGCCGCGGCGCCCGCCCCGGTGGGTCCCTACAACCAGGCGGTGAAGGCCGCCGGGCTGCTGTTCTGCTCCGGCCAGATCGCCCTCGACCCCGCCACCGGCGCGATGGTGGGCGAGGGCGACGTGGAGGCGGAGACCCGCCAGGTGCTGGCCAACCTGGAGGCGGTGCTGCGCCAGGCCGGCGTGGGCCCGGCCCAGGTGGTGCGCACCACCGTGTTTCTGGCCGACCTGGCCGATTTCGCCAAAGTGAACGCGATCTACGCGGAAACCTTTGCCACCGCCGTGGCGCCGGCCCGGGCCTGCGTGGAGGTGGCCGCTTTGCCCAAGGGCGCAAGGGTGGAGATCGACTGCATCGCCGTGTTGGCCGGCTGA
- a CDS encoding type II toxin-antitoxin system Phd/YefM family antitoxin, with amino-acid sequence MSEVVASQVSVRDLKTHLSEWLGRVQAGEEVEITSHRKPIARITAVKPAAPAPASPLQQAIDAGVLSWNGQNPVIPPPVKLNDGGPLMSDIVIEDRG; translated from the coding sequence GTGTCAGAAGTAGTCGCAAGCCAGGTTTCGGTACGGGATCTCAAGACCCACCTCTCCGAATGGCTCGGCCGGGTTCAGGCCGGTGAGGAGGTGGAGATCACCTCACACCGCAAACCGATTGCCCGCATCACGGCTGTGAAGCCAGCTGCACCAGCTCCAGCGAGCCCGCTGCAGCAGGCGATCGATGCCGGCGTGCTCAGCTGGAATGGTCAGAACCCTGTGATTCCACCACCGGTCAAGCTGAATGATGGTGGTCCACTGATGAGCGACATTGTGATCGAGGATCGTGGTTAG
- a CDS encoding type II toxin-antitoxin system VapC family toxin, with translation MFLFCDTSALLKLFIDEQDSGSMIKARSSSEGIAVCRITWAESMAAFAQRTRFKGANQAGLAQARSMFEQAWPGFAIADVTQSLVEKAGVFSEAFALRGYDSVQLAAAHQLHEQFELPLTFACFDRRLNQAAKLLKLEVLP, from the coding sequence GTGTTCCTTTTCTGTGATACCTCTGCGCTTCTCAAGCTGTTCATCGATGAACAGGACAGCGGGAGCATGATCAAGGCGCGCTCCTCTTCAGAAGGAATCGCGGTTTGCAGAATCACCTGGGCCGAGTCGATGGCAGCATTCGCCCAGCGCACTCGCTTCAAGGGTGCAAATCAAGCTGGATTGGCGCAGGCCAGATCCATGTTTGAGCAGGCCTGGCCTGGCTTTGCGATCGCCGATGTCACACAGTCCCTGGTCGAAAAAGCTGGGGTCTTCTCCGAGGCCTTCGCCCTGCGTGGCTACGACAGCGTGCAGCTTGCAGCCGCCCATCAGTTGCATGAGCAGTTTGAGCTTCCGCTCACCTTCGCCTGCTTCGACCGCCGACTCAATCAGGCCGCCAAGCTCTTGAAACTGGAGGTGCTTCCGTGA
- a CDS encoding DUF1778 domain-containing protein gives MAVDERLDLKLSAADKQLLAQGAAIEGLSMAAFVRLAARQRAAEAVQREQQLALSQRDFAAFQAAISQPFAPNPALQEALEQARTCVSRV, from the coding sequence GTGGCTGTCGATGAACGCCTCGACCTCAAGCTCAGCGCTGCTGACAAGCAGCTGCTGGCCCAGGGTGCTGCCATTGAAGGCCTGAGCATGGCGGCTTTTGTGCGGCTGGCCGCCAGGCAGCGCGCCGCAGAGGCCGTCCAGCGGGAGCAGCAGCTCGCCCTGTCGCAGCGCGACTTCGCGGCGTTTCAGGCCGCCATCAGCCAACCGTTTGCGCCCAACCCAGCACTGCAGGAGGCGCTGGAGCAGGCCCGCACCTGCGTGAGCCGTGTTTGA
- a CDS encoding GNAT family N-acetyltransferase: MFDEQQLDPARHNRKAFSCGVAALDRFLQQQAHQNMRRGVSQTFVLVPAKAPAEIAGFYTLAPAEVRLADLQPADAKPLPPYPVPGYRMGRLARDQRWQGQGIGPLLLGLAVQRCLDAKRSVGGYALIVDAKDATAKAFYERHGFRRFQDTPQSLYLPLGA; encoded by the coding sequence GTGTTTGACGAGCAGCAGCTCGACCCTGCCCGGCACAACCGCAAGGCCTTCTCCTGCGGGGTCGCGGCCCTGGATCGCTTCCTGCAGCAGCAGGCCCACCAGAACATGCGCCGCGGGGTGAGCCAGACCTTTGTGCTGGTGCCAGCCAAGGCACCAGCAGAGATCGCTGGGTTTTACACCCTGGCTCCAGCAGAAGTCCGCCTGGCCGATCTGCAACCGGCGGATGCCAAACCGCTGCCTCCCTATCCGGTCCCCGGCTACCGGATGGGGCGCCTGGCTAGGGATCAACGCTGGCAAGGCCAGGGCATTGGCCCCCTGCTGCTGGGCCTGGCCGTGCAGCGCTGTCTCGATGCCAAGCGCTCTGTTGGTGGCTACGCGCTGATCGTGGACGCCAAGGACGCAACCGCCAAGGCGTTCTACGAGCGCCATGGCTTCCGCAGGTTTCAGGACACGCCTCAGAGCCTCTATCTGCCCCTGGGCGCCTGA
- a CDS encoding siphovirus Gp157 family protein, with translation MAVLTPIPAAPAALSPAPAAPVPDHPSGSGPSCSIQRSGSLWQLGIEAQELTTAIGQLAERLETDDTDVRQQALSELEAALLADEGNKAAIAAKADATCWVIEHLRGQASYRQQQAKRLTALATADNSRADALEDSLVLVLTRLQPKATRFSFPNHELTSRKSQAVEIDDEEGLDPQWLTATTTTKPDKAAIKEAIKAGQQIPGAQLLSRRTWRIT, from the coding sequence ATGGCTGTCCTGACTCCCATCCCCGCAGCTCCAGCTGCCCTGTCACCTGCTCCAGCTGCCCCGGTGCCTGATCACCCCAGCGGCTCCGGCCCCTCCTGCTCAATCCAGCGATCCGGCTCCCTCTGGCAGCTGGGCATCGAGGCCCAGGAGCTCACCACCGCCATCGGCCAGCTCGCCGAGCGGCTGGAAACCGACGACACCGATGTACGCCAGCAGGCCCTGTCCGAGCTCGAGGCCGCTCTGCTGGCTGATGAAGGCAACAAGGCGGCTATCGCCGCAAAGGCGGATGCCACCTGCTGGGTAATCGAGCACCTGCGCGGCCAGGCCTCCTACCGCCAGCAGCAGGCCAAGCGTCTCACCGCCCTGGCCACCGCTGACAACAGCCGCGCCGATGCCCTGGAGGACTCGCTCGTGCTGGTGCTCACTCGCCTGCAGCCCAAGGCCACCCGCTTCAGCTTCCCTAACCACGAACTCACCTCCCGCAAGTCCCAGGCCGTCGAAATCGACGACGAGGAGGGCCTCGATCCCCAGTGGCTCACCGCCACCACCACCACCAAACCCGACAAGGCCGCCATCAAGGAAGCGATCAAAGCCGGCCAGCAGATCCCCGGCGCCCAGCTCCTCTCCCGCCGCACCTGGCGCATCACCTGA
- a CDS encoding RAD52 family DNA repair protein — protein sequence MTCTFSAEQITALSAPLDRAKVRQRRQGRSQVSYLEGWQVIAEANRIFGFDGWQRETVALRCVHQAERLIGEEQRPGWGVTYTARVRISVSASTAGQPALIREGCGAGHGIDTDLGQAHESALKEAETDAMKRALMTFGNAFGLALYDKQQREVTSGAPGGGDRSSSGQASRPRATPLRVVPPAPTPATAKPPKIEHQAQAAATPKTEPPSALPTAAAPPPADDPGLAPLDQATIRQLHATIRGLPAPLLEGFRKAFRKRFQVPADAPSIADRICQRRHHDWIETFLVSHR from the coding sequence ATGACCTGCACCTTCTCCGCCGAGCAGATCACTGCCCTCTCTGCTCCCCTCGATCGCGCCAAAGTGCGCCAGAGGCGCCAGGGCCGCAGTCAGGTGAGCTACCTGGAGGGATGGCAGGTGATCGCCGAGGCCAATCGGATCTTTGGCTTTGACGGCTGGCAGCGTGAAACCGTCGCCCTGCGCTGCGTCCACCAGGCCGAGCGGCTGATCGGAGAAGAGCAGCGCCCCGGCTGGGGCGTCACCTACACCGCCCGGGTGCGCATCAGCGTCAGCGCCAGCACCGCCGGCCAGCCAGCCTTGATCCGTGAGGGCTGCGGCGCCGGCCACGGCATCGACACCGACCTGGGCCAGGCCCATGAATCCGCTCTCAAGGAAGCCGAAACCGATGCCATGAAGCGGGCCTTGATGACCTTTGGGAATGCCTTCGGCTTGGCGCTCTACGACAAGCAGCAGCGCGAGGTCACAAGCGGGGCCCCTGGTGGGGGAGATCGCTCCAGCAGCGGCCAGGCCAGCCGGCCCAGGGCAACGCCACTGCGGGTGGTGCCCCCGGCGCCAACTCCAGCCACAGCCAAGCCCCCCAAAATCGAACACCAGGCCCAGGCCGCGGCGACACCGAAAACTGAGCCACCCTCAGCGCTGCCAACTGCGGCAGCCCCGCCACCAGCAGACGATCCGGGTCTGGCGCCCCTTGATCAGGCCACGATCCGCCAGCTGCACGCCACCATCCGCGGCCTGCCCGCTCCTTTGCTGGAGGGGTTCCGCAAGGCCTTCCGCAAGCGCTTCCAGGTGCCGGCCGACGCCCC